In Rutidosis leptorrhynchoides isolate AG116_Rl617_1_P2 unplaced genomic scaffold, CSIRO_AGI_Rlap_v1 contig304, whole genome shotgun sequence, one DNA window encodes the following:
- the LOC139882750 gene encoding uncharacterized protein, whose amino-acid sequence LHRLHPRVCISQIIPAENIVAAFQGSHKRVFAISRTASEAQIFFEALEHGLGGTVLKVEDVEAVLELKEYFDRRSEASNILNLTKVVITKVQVVGMGDRVCVDLCSLMRPGEGILVGSFARGLFLVHSECLESNYIASRPFRVNAGPVHAYIAVPGGKTCYLSELKAGKEVIVVDQRGHQRTAIVGRVKIETRPLILVEAKKRDSDDQTIYGMLLQNAETVGFVCSSEGEGTQRSAIPVTSLKIGDEVLLRLQGGGRHTGIEIQEFIVEN is encoded by the exons TCTTCACCGACTTCATCCACGTGTTTGTATTTCTCAGATCATACCAGCAGAGAACATTGTTGCTGCATTCCAAGGTAGTCATAAAAGAGTATTTGCCATCTCTAGAACTGCCTCCGAAGCGCAAATTTTCTTTGAG GCATTGGAACATGGTTTGGGTGGCACTGTACTAAAAGTTGAAGATGTTGAAGCAGTTCTTGAGCTAAAG GAATATTTTGACAGAAGGAGTGAAGCCAGCAATATTTTGAACTTGACCAAAGTTGTAATAACAAAAGTTCAAGTTGTTGGAATGGGTGATCGTGTTTGTGTTGATCTTTGCAGCCTCATGAGGCCTGGTGAAGGAATACTG GTTGGTTCCTTTGCTAGAGGACTATTTCTTGTTCACTCTGAATGTTTAGAGTCAAATTATATTGCAAGCAGGCCTTTTCGTGTCAATGCA GGGCCAGTGCATGCATATATTGCTGTTCCAGGGGGAAAAACTTGCTACCTATCAGAATTAAAAGCTGGCAAAGAAGTTATAGTGGTTGATCAGAGAGGCCACCAGCGAACAGCAATCGTCGGCCGTGTAAAGATTGAGACCAGACCACTTATACTTGTGGAAGCGAAGAAG AGAGATTCAGACGATCAAACTATATATGGAATGCTTTTGCAAAATGCAGAAACAGTTGGGTTTGTCTGCTCTTCAGAAG GAGAAGGAACGCAAAGAAGTGCAATTCCGGTGACCTCGCTGAAAATTGGAGATGAAGTTCTGCTTAGACTACAGGGAGGAGGTCGGCACACGGGCATAGAAATCCAAGAATTTATTGTCGAGAATTGA